The Acutalibacter muris genomic sequence TGGCCTTGCTTTTTGTTCTTTTGTAGGCTGTCGTAGCCCACCCCAATCAATCGTTTTGCCAAACCCAAAACAGATTGATTGGAGGAATCAACGGTGAAATACCCACCAAGAAAAGTATTTGTTTTAGAAGATGGAGTGTATGAGGAGCTCAGCTATATCGAGTTCCGACAGCGAGAAGATACATACCAAGGCAGGCGATTCATACCCCTGCACGGTATGCTGATGGAAGTGTCTGAGGGTGACTATAAAGCATTCTACAAAGACAAACGCCGCCAGAAATATCTGGACGAGCGCTCTGCAAAGAACGGCGATTTTTCCTACGATATGCTCACCACGGATGAGTTCAATGGTGAGGATATTCTGGTTGACATGGCATCCGATACGGCTGGTGACGTAGAAAATGAAATCATGTTGGACAACCTCCGGCTTGAGGTCAAGAGGTTGTCTGAGGATGAGCAGAAAATCCTATATCTCATCTATGGTCAACGGCTTAGTGAACGGGCTGTCGCGGAGCGTTTTCATGTATCCCAGAACGCCATCCACCGGCGCAAAGTACAGATTCTGGCGAAGCTACGGAAAGCCAAAAATTTGAAATAATTGGTTGTCAGCCCTTTCGTTTTTCGGCATGGAAAGCGAGAGGACTTTTTTCTGCCCTCCGTTGCTCTTTGAAAATTGAATATTCAGCGCATCTTTTACTTTCCTTCTGCCGCCGTGAGGAGCGGCAAGCTACATGAGCGGACGCCACTAGTTTGGCCTCCAGGCTCAGACGATGGAACGCACATCCATCA encodes the following:
- a CDS encoding sigma factor-like helix-turn-helix DNA-binding protein, producing MKYPPRKVFVLEDGVYEELSYIEFRQREDTYQGRRFIPLHGMLMEVSEGDYKAFYKDKRRQKYLDERSAKNGDFSYDMLTTDEFNGEDILVDMASDTAGDVENEIMLDNLRLEVKRLSEDEQKILYLIYGQRLSERAVAERFHVSQNAIHRRKVQILAKLRKAKNLK